The following are from one region of the Entelurus aequoreus isolate RoL-2023_Sb linkage group LG17, RoL_Eaeq_v1.1, whole genome shotgun sequence genome:
- the lto1 gene encoding protein LTO1 homolog has protein sequence MTNNNSDIMMARDSANGDIFDCIVMADEKFRGDGYHEGFQIGTDQGLQIGRRHGASHGAKLFTEISFYHGFAVTWKCLLQRRVDNKLKKRLKAVVSLLDMIQNCSYEDSQSTKLQEDVDRLRGKFKQVCSILGIQTDFKDYRKLAQGATF, from the exons ATGACAAATAATAATTCTGACATTATGATGGCCCGGGACTCTGCCAATGGAGATATTTTTGACTGCATTGTCATGGCGGATGAAAA GTTCCGCGGCGACGGGTACCATGAAGGCTTTCAGATAGGGACCGACCAGGGGCTGCAAATCGGCCGAAGACACGGGGCTTCTCATGGGGCGAAACTCTTCACCGAG ATTTCCTTTTATCATGGCTTTGCTGTTACATGGAAATGTCTTCTTCAACGCAGAGTAGACAACAAACTAAA AAAACGGCTAAAAGCCGTCGTGTCTCTTCTGGACATGATCCAAAATTGCAGCTATGAAGACTCACAATCTACTAAGCTACAGGAGGATGTGGACAGGCTTCGAGGCAAATTCAAGCAG GTCTGTTCCATCCTCGGCATCCAAACGGACTTCAAGGATTACAGAAAACTCGCTCAAGGGGCTACCTTCTAA